The window GAAGCCCGGGCCACCTGTACCTGCGCCGCGGGCTGACGGACGACGACCCCTTCGCGGCCGACATCTCCCGCCAGGTGCTGGACCTTCCCGAATCGTCCGCGGAGCGGGAGCGCTGGTGATGGACGCCGGACGGTTCGTGGAGATGGTGCTGGTGCGGCTGGAGACGGCCATCCTCGTCTACTTCCTGCTGGTGAACGGCTGGTACCTGCTGCTGCTGCTCAGCGCGGGATACGAGATGCGCGAATACGTGCTGCTTGCGCGCGGCCGCGCCCGCTGGCGGCTGATGGGGTCGCACGCGGCTCCCAGCATCTCCATGCTGGCCCCCGCCTACAACGAGGCCGCCACCATCTCCGAGAGCGTGCGGGGGCTGCTGGCGCTGTACTATCCCAACCTGGAGGTGGTGGTCGTCAACGACGGGTCCAGGGACGAAACCGTCCAGGTGCTGATGGACACCTTCGACCTGGCGCCCATCCATCCCATCTACCAGAAGCGCATCAAATCCAGGGACATCGTGGGCCTGTACCGCTCGCGCCTGCACCCCAACCTGGTGGTGGTCGACAAGGTGAACGGGGGCAAGGCCGACGCGCTGAACGCCGGGCTGAACCTGGCGACGGGCGACCTGGTGTGCGCCATCGACGCCGACACGCTGATCGAGGCCGATTCGCTGCAACGCATGGTGGGGCCCTTCCTGCACCGCAACGACGTGGTCGCGGCCGGGGGCACCATCCGCATCGCCAACGGCTCCATCGTCGAGAACGGGCGCGTGACGCAGGCGCGGGCTCCCCGTGCGCTGATCCCCGGGTGCCAGGTGGTGGAGTACCTGCGCGCGTTTCTCTTCGGGCGGCTTGGGTGGAACCGGCTGGGGGGAAACCTCATCATCTCCGGCGCCTTCGGGCTGTTCGACCGCCAGGCGATGATGAACGCGGGCGGCTACGAGCACGACACGGTGGGCGAGGACATGGAGATCGCCCTGCGGCTGCGGCGCACCGGCTACGAGACCAACGGCCCGCACCAGATCGCCTTCGTCCCCGATCCCGTGGCGTGGACGGAGGCGCCCGAGTCCCGCCGCGTGCTGGGCCGGCAGCGCGACCGCTGGCACCGCGGCCTGGCCGACGTGCTGTGGCGGCATCGGGGCGTGATGTTCAACCCGAAGTACGGGACGATGGGGATGGTGGTGTACCCCTACTTCGTCATCGTGGAATTGATGGCACCGGTGGTGGAGTTCATCGGGCTGCTGGGGCTCGTGCTGGGGCTGGCGCTGGGCGCCATCAACCTGCCGTTCGCCATCCTCTTCTTCCTGGTCGCATACGGCCTGGGCGC is drawn from Longimicrobium sp. and contains these coding sequences:
- a CDS encoding glycosyltransferase encodes the protein MDAGRFVEMVLVRLETAILVYFLLVNGWYLLLLLSAGYEMREYVLLARGRARWRLMGSHAAPSISMLAPAYNEAATISESVRGLLALYYPNLEVVVVNDGSRDETVQVLMDTFDLAPIHPIYQKRIKSRDIVGLYRSRLHPNLVVVDKVNGGKADALNAGLNLATGDLVCAIDADTLIEADSLQRMVGPFLHRNDVVAAGGTIRIANGSIVENGRVTQARAPRALIPGCQVVEYLRAFLFGRLGWNRLGGNLIISGAFGLFDRQAMMNAGGYEHDTVGEDMEIALRLRRTGYETNGPHQIAFVPDPVAWTEAPESRRVLGRQRDRWHRGLADVLWRHRGVMFNPKYGTMGMVVYPYFVIVELMAPVVEFIGLLGLVLGLALGAINLPFAILFFLVAYGLGAVMTLMTLVMEEVSFQRYDTFADRALLVLWALVENVGYRQLTVFWRLQGIWKYLRGSKSWGAMERKGFAPVVKK